A single genomic interval of Candidatus Hydrogenedentota bacterium harbors:
- a CDS encoding DM13 domain-containing protein, which translates to MVLSFPISASATMVAFAALLFASSAPAQIDRLPDLIVDPERMDNNLLDINRQPGRVLFRFDSSLPNIGTGDYLLEATGEDLGDGRQPVNQRIQQTGGPGYLRDAGGFIYNPAISMMEAEGWVAYRLREITDGDGVGDIVATGTKPAVRITSSAPYDRSLPGAPVFGFQAKDGNHGISVGWTDIYPRFLEKQWIDVTNVPSGSYWLEIEVDAANHILESDETNNFGRLRVTLDIPEPDCDDDSAHVGETGDFVATDHDVAGTVTVVNNCTLLLENFFFDGEGGDVRIFGFPDTTLEGGVDLYGRDIRKVGGYDNASLAVHLPIDVTFDEVRVVRIWDVETGSSFGEAVLAHAGEGEGEGEGEGEGEGEGEGEGEGEGEGEGEGEGEGEPDPVEQATILLDSFDELDLNSDGQLSFAEATAAFSSFSIGEFEMFDGNGDSELSEAELNAIIDGGGSGCFLRGKFVWRYLPGDLMLLGIALLGLGMLHGISHPPR; encoded by the coding sequence ATGGTCCTCTCTTTTCCCATATCGGCGAGCGCCACAATGGTCGCCTTCGCCGCGCTGCTTTTCGCTTCGAGCGCCCCCGCGCAGATCGATCGCCTTCCTGATCTTATTGTGGACCCCGAGCGCATGGACAACAACTTGCTGGACATCAATCGCCAGCCGGGTCGGGTACTTTTCCGCTTTGATTCTTCCCTGCCCAACATCGGCACGGGTGACTATCTGCTGGAAGCAACCGGCGAGGACCTCGGTGATGGGCGACAGCCGGTAAATCAACGCATACAGCAAACGGGAGGTCCCGGATACCTCCGCGATGCGGGCGGCTTCATATACAATCCGGCGATCAGCATGATGGAGGCCGAGGGCTGGGTGGCCTATCGCCTCCGCGAAATTACCGACGGCGATGGCGTGGGCGACATCGTGGCCACGGGAACGAAACCGGCCGTGCGAATTACGAGTTCCGCCCCCTATGATCGCAGCCTGCCCGGCGCGCCGGTTTTCGGCTTTCAGGCGAAGGATGGAAATCATGGTATCTCCGTCGGCTGGACGGACATCTATCCCCGCTTCCTGGAAAAGCAGTGGATCGATGTGACCAATGTGCCCTCTGGCTCTTACTGGCTGGAGATCGAGGTGGACGCCGCCAACCACATTCTGGAATCGGACGAGACCAATAATTTCGGTCGCCTGCGGGTTACGCTGGATATCCCCGAACCGGATTGCGACGACGACAGCGCGCATGTAGGTGAAACAGGGGACTTTGTCGCGACTGACCACGACGTGGCGGGCACCGTCACGGTGGTCAACAACTGCACGCTGCTCCTGGAGAATTTCTTCTTCGATGGCGAGGGTGGCGATGTGCGCATATTCGGCTTCCCTGATACTACTCTTGAGGGTGGCGTCGACCTTTATGGCAGGGATATCCGAAAGGTTGGCGGATATGACAACGCCTCATTGGCGGTTCATCTTCCCATCGATGTAACTTTCGACGAGGTGCGTGTCGTTCGCATTTGGGATGTGGAAACCGGAAGCAGCTTTGGCGAAGCCGTGCTTGCCCACGCCGGTGAGGGCGAGGGCGAGGGTGAGGGTGAGGGTGAGGGTGAGGGTGAGGGTGAGGGTGAAGGTGAAGGTGAAGGTGAAGGTGAAGGTGAAGGTGAAGGTGAAGGTGAGCCCGATCCTGTCGAGCAGGCAACCATCCTGCTGGACTCCTTTGACGAACTCGATCTGAATAGCGACGGTCAGTTGAGCTTCGCCGAGGCAACCGCCGCGTTTTCTTCGTTCAGCATCGGCGAGTTCGAGATGTTCGATGGCAATGGCGACAGCGAGCTCAGCGAGGCGGAGTTGAATGCGATTATCGATGGTGGCGGAAGTGGCTGCTTTCTTCGGGGCAAGTTTGTATGGCGTTATCTTCCGGGGGATTTGATGCTGCTGGGAATCGCCCTGCTGGGCCTTGGAATGCTACACGGAATATCTCACCCGCCTCGTTAG
- a CDS encoding arylsulfatase — translation MADDMGYSDIRCYGGEVRTPNLDKLASEGLRFTQFYNAARCCPTRASLLTGLYPHQAGMGGMVNSKTGPGPYQGFLNDQCVTMAEVLKDAGYTTLMAGKWHVGEDRPHWPVDRGFDRYFGLIGGAMNYFDIKQVKNPGEVRKFAIDGEAYEPPNKDWYLTDAITDNAVAYLREYGVKENPFFLYVAYTAPHWPLNALEEDIQRYLGKYSEGWDVLRKARYQRMIEMGLIDPAWALPPRDGETVDWESVEDKADMDRRMAVYAAQIDRMDQGIGRVLAALDETGKGDNTLVLFLSDNGGCHEGGALGFDNRKNGQPAGGVDSYMSYGRSWASASNTPFRMYKHWVHEGGISTPLIARWPSGIPSRGGLTRQPGHLVDIMATIVELAGATYPQTSKGQAILPMEGRSLVPAFRGEVPDGERILYWEHMGNRAVRQGDWKLVAAKGGPWELYNLLEDRSEMKNRIADLPEKAAELQALYDTWAAKVGVKESED, via the coding sequence ATGGCGGACGACATGGGCTATTCGGACATCCGGTGCTACGGCGGCGAAGTTCGCACGCCCAACCTGGACAAGCTCGCATCGGAAGGGCTTCGATTCACGCAGTTCTACAACGCGGCGCGATGCTGTCCCACGCGCGCTTCATTGCTCACCGGTCTTTATCCCCACCAGGCGGGCATGGGCGGCATGGTCAACAGCAAGACGGGCCCCGGCCCCTATCAGGGGTTCCTCAACGACCAGTGCGTAACCATGGCGGAAGTGCTGAAGGATGCGGGCTACACCACACTGATGGCGGGCAAGTGGCACGTGGGAGAGGACAGGCCCCACTGGCCGGTTGATCGGGGTTTTGATCGCTACTTCGGTCTGATTGGTGGCGCGATGAACTATTTCGACATCAAGCAGGTGAAGAATCCCGGAGAGGTGCGAAAGTTCGCGATCGACGGGGAAGCTTATGAGCCGCCGAATAAAGACTGGTATCTCACCGATGCAATTACCGACAACGCCGTGGCCTACCTCAGAGAATACGGCGTCAAGGAGAATCCTTTTTTCCTCTACGTGGCCTACACCGCGCCGCACTGGCCCCTGAACGCGCTGGAGGAAGATATCCAGCGCTACCTGGGCAAGTATTCGGAAGGCTGGGATGTCCTGCGCAAGGCCCGCTATCAGCGCATGATAGAAATGGGGCTCATCGATCCGGCGTGGGCGCTGCCGCCGCGCGACGGCGAGACCGTTGACTGGGAGTCTGTGGAAGATAAGGCCGACATGGATCGCCGCATGGCGGTGTATGCCGCGCAGATTGACCGCATGGATCAGGGGATCGGTAGGGTGTTGGCGGCGCTGGACGAGACGGGGAAAGGGGACAATACACTGGTTCTGTTCTTGTCCGACAATGGCGGTTGTCATGAAGGCGGGGCGCTGGGATTCGATAACCGCAAGAACGGCCAGCCCGCCGGGGGGGTGGACAGCTACATGAGCTATGGCCGCTCCTGGGCCAGCGCAAGCAATACGCCCTTTCGCATGTATAAACACTGGGTTCATGAAGGGGGCATATCGACGCCCCTCATCGCGCGTTGGCCCTCGGGCATTCCTTCTCGTGGCGGCCTCACACGACAGCCGGGCCATTTAGTGGATATCATGGCAACGATCGTGGAGCTGGCCGGGGCGACCTATCCCCAGACGTCCAAAGGCCAGGCCATCCTGCCGATGGAGGGGCGCAGCCTGGTACCCGCATTTCGCGGCGAGGTCCCGGACGGCGAGCGGATCCTCTACTGGGAACACATGGGCAATCGCGCGGTGCGCCAGGGGGACTGGAAGCTGGTGGCCGCCAAGGGCGGGCCCTGGGAGCTGTACAACCTGCTCGAAGATCGAAGTGAGATGAAGAATCGCATTGCAGACTTGCCGGAGAAAGCCGCAGAACTTCAGGCACTCTACGACACCTGGGCGGCGAAGGTGGGCGTTAAGGAGAGCGAGGACTAA
- a CDS encoding UPF0175 family protein, which translates to MSVTISDDLLEAVQMSGSEFRMELAVFLFERERLTLAQAARLAEVNRLRFQHLLASRGIEAHYDVAEFENDLRTLRELGRV; encoded by the coding sequence ATGAGTGTAACGATATCGGACGATCTCCTCGAAGCCGTGCAGATGAGCGGGAGTGAGTTCCGTATGGAACTGGCTGTTTTCCTCTTTGAACGGGAGCGGCTTACGCTAGCCCAGGCCGCACGCCTCGCGGAGGTAAATCGTCTGCGATTCCAGCACCTACTGGCGAGCCGGGGAATTGAGGCACACTACGACGTGGCTGAATTCGAGAACGACTTGCGTACGCTTCGTGAGCTGGGACGCGTGTGA
- a CDS encoding DUF1501 domain-containing protein, with protein sequence MLLRCANGFGAIALSALLAERAYGAVQRGGVAPAASHYPARARNVIFLYMDGGVSQVDSFDPKPRLTAENGKPFSMTMEPTQFDNNGSTLGSPWAFKQYGQSGTPVSDLFPYVGECVDDLAIIRSMVSKFSEHNQANYFLHTGHGLVGRPSMGAWTLYGLGTENQNLPGFVVLNGGLIPSGGVDNFGAGFLPAAYQASLFKAQAYPLANIAPTESVPGAQIAQLGLLNQLDQASLNVRGHHDALEAAIANYELAYRMQTAVPDMVDLKGESDATKRLYGMEAAYEQTRAYGLQCLIARRLIERGVRFVELTCPPIDGQDRWDAHGDLVSNHSLNSLAVDQPIAGLLKDLKCRGLLDETLVIWAGEFGRTPFAQGTVGRDHNPFGFTIWMAGGGVKPGVVYGATDEFGYKAIENKVEIHDLHATILHLLGFDHTKLTYHYSGRDMRLTDVHGHIVHDILA encoded by the coding sequence ATGTTGCTGCGCTGCGCCAATGGCTTCGGCGCCATAGCGCTCTCCGCCCTGCTCGCCGAGCGCGCTTACGGCGCCGTGCAGCGCGGCGGGGTCGCACCCGCAGCATCGCACTATCCCGCCAGGGCCCGCAACGTCATCTTCCTGTACATGGATGGTGGTGTCTCCCAGGTGGACAGTTTCGATCCCAAACCGCGTCTGACTGCCGAGAACGGAAAGCCGTTTTCGATGACCATGGAGCCAACCCAATTCGATAACAACGGCTCCACCCTGGGCAGTCCCTGGGCCTTCAAGCAATATGGCCAGAGCGGGACGCCGGTCTCCGATCTCTTCCCCTACGTGGGCGAGTGTGTGGATGACCTGGCCATCATCCGCTCCATGGTATCGAAGTTTTCCGAACACAACCAGGCCAATTACTTTCTCCATACGGGACACGGCCTCGTGGGTCGCCCTTCCATGGGCGCGTGGACGCTCTACGGACTGGGCACGGAGAATCAGAATCTTCCGGGCTTCGTTGTGCTGAACGGTGGCCTTATCCCTTCCGGTGGCGTGGACAATTTCGGCGCGGGCTTTCTTCCCGCCGCGTACCAGGCATCGCTCTTCAAGGCGCAGGCCTATCCACTGGCAAATATCGCCCCCACGGAAAGTGTGCCGGGCGCGCAGATCGCCCAGCTCGGCCTGCTCAATCAACTCGATCAAGCGTCCCTCAATGTGCGCGGCCACCACGACGCGCTGGAGGCCGCCATCGCCAACTACGAACTCGCCTACCGCATGCAGACGGCGGTTCCCGACATGGTGGATCTCAAAGGCGAGAGCGATGCGACCAAACGCCTCTATGGCATGGAAGCCGCCTATGAACAGACCCGCGCCTATGGCCTTCAGTGCCTCATCGCACGGCGACTCATTGAACGCGGGGTTCGCTTCGTCGAATTGACCTGCCCGCCCATCGACGGCCAAGACCGCTGGGACGCCCATGGCGATCTGGTGAGCAACCACAGTCTCAATTCCCTGGCCGTGGACCAGCCCATTGCGGGCCTGCTCAAGGATTTGAAGTGCCGCGGACTGCTGGACGAAACCCTGGTGATCTGGGCGGGCGAATTCGGGCGAACGCCTTTCGCCCAGGGCACGGTCGGGCGCGACCACAATCCCTTCGGCTTCACCATTTGGATGGCGGGCGGCGGCGTGAAGCCCGGCGTCGTCTACGGCGCCACGGATGAATTCGGTTACAAGGCGATCGAGAACAAGGTGGAGATTCACGATCTCCACGCGACGATACTCCATCTGCTGGGCTTTGATCACACGAAGCTGACCTACCATTACAGCGGACGAGATATGCGCCTGACCGACGTGCACGGACACATCGTGCATGATATTTTGGCATAA
- a CDS encoding DUF3368 domain-containing protein: MIVVSDASPLISLAVVGHLDLLQKLYSVVLIPEAVHGEAIGVEDDAPGVAALVSAPWIRVRAVRDRALVEALTLKLDPGEAEAIALSVENQAGLLLMDERRGRMAATRLGCRVVGVLGVLLEAKVQGHLSVLRPVLEALNTQAGFHVSAALIDRVLEAAEE, encoded by the coding sequence GTGATTGTTGTCAGTGACGCGTCACCACTCATCAGCCTGGCTGTGGTCGGACATCTGGACCTCTTGCAAAAGCTCTATTCAGTGGTGCTGATTCCCGAAGCCGTCCACGGTGAAGCCATAGGTGTAGAAGATGATGCCCCCGGAGTAGCGGCTCTCGTTTCGGCCCCGTGGATACGCGTGCGGGCCGTGAGAGATCGAGCGCTGGTGGAAGCCCTAACGCTTAAGCTGGACCCGGGCGAGGCTGAGGCGATAGCCCTCTCCGTGGAAAATCAGGCGGGCCTGCTGTTGATGGATGAGCGTCGAGGTCGCATGGCCGCGACTCGGCTCGGATGCAGGGTCGTGGGGGTGCTGGGTGTGTTGCTTGAGGCAAAGGTGCAAGGGCACCTGTCGGTACTGCGGCCGGTGCTCGAAGCGCTCAATACGCAAGCAGGCTTTCACGTCAGCGCGGCGCTTATTGATAGAGTCCTGGAAGCTGCCGAAGAGTAG
- a CDS encoding sulfatase encodes MGSLFIRRCFGLVIGLLIVIFCTPRVFSADRPNILLAISDDQSFYHTSKAGYPAIQTPAFDRIANEGVYFTHAVTASPGCSPSRAALLTGRYCWQLEDAATHASGFPTKYVTYPDLLEAAGYFVGFTGKGWGPGDFKASGRSRNPAGPEFADKTMASPDGINSNDYAANFGDFLKARKPGQPFCFWYGGKEPHRTYKKGIGLEQGKRLEDAKVPGFLPDAPEIRSDLLDYCAEIEWFDAHLGRMIAMLEQEGELDNTIVIVTADNGMSFPRAKANVYEAGIRMPLAIRWGAKAPGGRTSDDLISLTDLAPTLLEAAGVTHPGAMGDAPSMVGKSMLALLISGKSGVVEPSRDAVFSARERHSSSRYNNWGYPQRGIRTAEYLYVRNYHPDRWPAGDPQKYGTGKNSEDLSQLGPMHDAYHDIDAGPSLTYLVEGHSDPGIRKFLDLAVGKRPAEELYAINTDPDCLVNLATHPDSAKVKRELSGKLDAFLKETGDPRATGEGEVFETYPRFSEIRKFPAPDSPK; translated from the coding sequence ATGGGCAGTCTATTCATCCGTCGCTGTTTTGGCCTTGTTATTGGCCTGCTTATTGTCATCTTCTGCACCCCACGGGTGTTCTCGGCCGACCGCCCCAACATCCTCCTCGCCATTTCCGACGACCAGTCCTTCTACCACACCTCCAAAGCGGGCTATCCCGCTATCCAGACGCCGGCCTTTGACCGGATCGCGAATGAAGGCGTTTACTTCACCCATGCAGTCACTGCATCGCCGGGATGCAGTCCTTCCCGCGCCGCCCTGCTGACGGGACGCTATTGCTGGCAACTGGAAGACGCGGCTACCCACGCGAGCGGTTTTCCGACGAAGTACGTGACCTATCCGGACCTCCTGGAAGCTGCGGGTTATTTCGTGGGATTCACCGGCAAGGGATGGGGGCCGGGCGACTTCAAGGCTTCGGGCCGCTCGCGAAATCCGGCGGGCCCCGAGTTTGCGGACAAGACGATGGCCTCTCCCGATGGGATTAATTCGAATGACTATGCGGCGAACTTCGGCGATTTTCTCAAGGCGCGAAAACCGGGGCAACCTTTCTGCTTCTGGTATGGCGGCAAGGAACCGCACCGCACGTATAAGAAGGGCATCGGCCTGGAGCAGGGCAAGCGCCTTGAGGACGCCAAGGTGCCGGGCTTCCTGCCCGATGCCCCGGAGATTCGCAGCGACCTTCTGGACTACTGCGCGGAGATAGAATGGTTCGACGCCCATCTGGGCCGCATGATCGCGATGCTGGAGCAGGAAGGGGAGCTGGACAACACGATTGTTATCGTGACGGCCGATAACGGCATGTCCTTTCCACGCGCCAAGGCCAATGTCTATGAAGCGGGCATACGGATGCCGCTGGCGATTCGGTGGGGCGCGAAGGCGCCCGGCGGTCGTACAAGCGACGACCTGATCAGCCTCACCGATCTCGCGCCGACCCTGCTGGAGGCGGCAGGCGTAACACACCCCGGCGCAATGGGCGACGCGCCGTCCATGGTTGGCAAGAGCATGCTGGCGTTGCTCATCAGCGGGAAGTCCGGCGTGGTCGAGCCATCGCGCGATGCAGTCTTCAGCGCGCGGGAGCGACACTCCTCCTCGCGGTACAACAACTGGGGCTATCCCCAGCGCGGTATCCGTACAGCCGAATACCTCTACGTGCGGAACTACCATCCGGACCGTTGGCCCGCCGGGGACCCGCAGAAATACGGAACGGGAAAGAATTCGGAAGACCTGAGCCAGCTTGGTCCAATGCATGACGCTTACCACGACATCGACGCGGGCCCCTCACTGACGTATCTCGTGGAGGGCCACAGTGATCCAGGTATTCGAAAGTTTCTCGATCTCGCCGTGGGCAAGCGTCCTGCTGAAGAGCTGTACGCCATCAACACGGATCCCGATTGCCTGGTGAATCTGGCGACCCATCCCGATTCCGCCAAAGTGAAGCGGGAGCTTTCGGGGAAGCTTGACGCCTTTCTCAAAGAGACAGGCGATCCCCGCGCTACGGGAGAAGGTGAAGTCTTCGAGACCTACCCGCGATTCAGCGAGATTCGGAAGTTTCCCGCGCCGGATTCGCCTAAGTGA
- a CDS encoding aldo/keto reductase — MQYRRFGKTELQIPVISCGGMRYQQSWKDYETDKVTPENQRNLEACIHRAVELGVNHIETARGYGTSEYQLGKILPTFQRDKIIVQTKVGPSADVSKFVEEFEKSMGLLQLDYVDIFSFHGVNTPECLENTKKCMDTALQWKKEGRIRDIGFSTHGPLSVITDAIKTDMFEHVNLHWYYIFQNNWPAVLEATKRDMGVFIISPNDKGGLLYKPSQKLIELCAPLHPMVFNGLFCLARPEVHTLSCGVSCPEDFDIHMETVRLMDQAAEHIAPIESRLHEALVDQLGEDWVANWEKGLPEWDETPGDVNIPVVLRLWNYAKAFDMVEYGKMRYGLLGNGGHWFPGKKLEGVDLEAVTATVAKHPYASVIPERLQEAHALLKGEEKKRLQE; from the coding sequence ATGCAATATCGTCGATTCGGTAAAACCGAACTCCAGATTCCCGTTATCAGTTGCGGCGGCATGCGCTACCAGCAGTCCTGGAAAGACTACGAGACTGACAAGGTCACGCCCGAGAACCAGAGAAACCTCGAAGCCTGCATTCACCGCGCCGTGGAGCTGGGCGTCAATCACATCGAAACCGCCCGGGGCTATGGCACGAGCGAATACCAGTTGGGCAAAATCCTGCCGACCTTCCAGCGCGACAAGATCATCGTGCAGACCAAGGTGGGCCCCAGCGCCGACGTGTCGAAATTCGTTGAGGAGTTTGAAAAGTCCATGGGCCTGCTTCAGCTCGACTATGTGGACATTTTCTCCTTCCACGGCGTGAACACGCCCGAGTGTCTCGAAAATACGAAGAAGTGCATGGACACCGCCCTGCAGTGGAAGAAAGAAGGCCGAATCCGCGATATCGGCTTTTCCACCCATGGACCCCTGAGCGTTATCACAGACGCGATAAAGACGGACATGTTCGAGCATGTGAACCTGCACTGGTACTACATCTTCCAGAACAACTGGCCCGCCGTGCTCGAAGCAACGAAGCGCGACATGGGCGTCTTCATCATTTCTCCCAATGACAAAGGCGGTCTGCTCTACAAGCCCAGCCAGAAGCTCATCGAGCTCTGCGCGCCGCTCCATCCCATGGTCTTCAATGGTCTGTTCTGTCTCGCGCGGCCCGAAGTGCACACCCTGAGCTGCGGCGTTTCCTGCCCCGAAGACTTTGACATTCACATGGAAACAGTCCGTCTGATGGACCAGGCCGCCGAACACATCGCCCCCATCGAATCCCGCCTTCACGAGGCACTCGTCGACCAACTGGGCGAAGACTGGGTCGCCAACTGGGAAAAAGGCCTCCCCGAATGGGACGAGACCCCCGGCGATGTGAACATTCCGGTCGTGCTTCGCCTCTGGAACTATGCCAAGGCCTTCGATATGGTCGAATACGGCAAAATGCGCTATGGCCTCCTCGGCAACGGCGGGCACTGGTTTCCCGGTAAGAAACTCGAAGGCGTTGATCTCGAAGCGGTCACGGCGACCGTTGCGAAGCATCCCTATGCCTCCGTGATTCCCGAAAGACTCCAGGAAGCGCACGCGCTGCTCAAGGGCGAGGAAAAGAAGCGGTTGCAGGAGTAG
- a CDS encoding SDR family oxidoreductase, translated as MTTNGSHPFSLAGKVAWITGSSTGLGKVMAMQLGAAGAKVALNYNNNQARAEKTFQEFKDAGHEGIMLRGSVIVEDEVNRMHREIVDTLGPVDILVVNATPDQPQMPIEEYTWEFYQSMLDFFVKSPYLLTRAVLPGMKERRAGRIINIGSEVFTRGVPNFTAYCAAKGGQTGFNRSLANELAPWGITVNMISPGWILVERHEKDPQELKDGYLAGLPMKRWGVPKEVADTVLFLSSDEASYISGQNIAVNGAHTLG; from the coding sequence ATGACCACCAACGGATCGCACCCCTTTTCACTGGCAGGCAAGGTTGCCTGGATTACCGGCTCCAGCACGGGCCTGGGAAAGGTGATGGCCATGCAACTGGGCGCTGCGGGCGCCAAGGTTGCGCTGAATTACAACAACAATCAGGCCCGCGCGGAAAAGACCTTTCAAGAGTTCAAGGATGCGGGACACGAAGGCATCATGCTGCGCGGCAGCGTCATCGTGGAAGACGAGGTAAACCGCATGCACCGGGAGATCGTGGATACCCTGGGACCGGTGGACATTCTGGTGGTGAACGCCACGCCCGATCAGCCCCAGATGCCCATTGAGGAGTATACCTGGGAGTTCTACCAGTCCATGCTGGACTTCTTCGTAAAGAGTCCCTATCTGCTCACCAGAGCCGTACTACCCGGCATGAAGGAACGTCGCGCGGGCCGCATCATCAATATCGGTTCCGAAGTCTTCACACGGGGCGTTCCGAACTTCACCGCCTATTGCGCGGCCAAGGGCGGTCAGACCGGCTTCAACCGCAGTCTTGCCAATGAGCTTGCCCCCTGGGGCATCACCGTTAACATGATTTCGCCCGGCTGGATCCTGGTGGAGCGTCATGAGAAAGACCCCCAGGAACTCAAGGACGGCTATTTGGCCGGCCTGCCCATGAAGCGCTGGGGCGTGCCGAAGGAAGTGGCGGACACGGTGCTGTTTCTTTCCAGCGATGAGGCCTCCTACATTTCGGGCCAGAATATCGCCGTGAACGGGGCGCACACACTGGGTTGA
- a CDS encoding sulfurtransferase: MRTILSLTLLLACAVRAESPLVDSASVATLTNALFVDARSAESFAAGHIPGAANLDVDSLSETRDGVIGMLKSHDALVPLFAAAGLEMGKTLVVYGGLEDGAEVKGVTRLFWVLEHSGFDDVRVLDGGLAKWKAEGGVPETGPSKVPPSSVDHLTDLKRAEALVVDKKQLMAAMDRGTALVVDLRSKDEYTGAKKKDFVQNAGHVPGAKSKPATSFVEGKYFTFKSPEKIREMIGSGVPAGKKPVITYCNSGRDATVGYLAYRIAGFQDVSVYDGSMAEWGNDATCPVAEGEE, encoded by the coding sequence ATGCGCACAATTCTTTCCCTCACCTTGCTGCTGGCCTGCGCGGTACGGGCCGAATCCCCGCTGGTGGACAGCGCCAGCGTGGCAACACTGACCAATGCCCTCTTTGTAGATGCGCGAAGCGCGGAATCTTTCGCGGCGGGCCATATCCCCGGCGCTGCAAATCTTGATGTGGATTCCCTCTCGGAGACGCGCGACGGTGTCATCGGGATGCTCAAATCGCACGACGCTCTGGTTCCCTTGTTTGCCGCCGCAGGCCTTGAGATGGGGAAGACGCTGGTGGTCTATGGCGGCCTGGAGGACGGCGCGGAAGTGAAAGGGGTCACCCGCCTCTTTTGGGTACTCGAGCATTCGGGCTTCGACGACGTCCGCGTGCTTGATGGTGGCCTCGCGAAGTGGAAAGCCGAAGGCGGCGTTCCGGAGACGGGCCCGAGTAAGGTGCCGCCTTCCAGCGTGGACCACCTGACGGACCTGAAGCGGGCCGAAGCGCTGGTGGTGGATAAGAAGCAACTGATGGCGGCGATGGATCGTGGAACGGCGCTCGTGGTGGACCTCCGCTCGAAAGACGAGTACACCGGCGCGAAGAAGAAGGACTTCGTCCAGAATGCCGGCCACGTCCCCGGCGCCAAGAGCAAGCCCGCCACATCTTTCGTCGAGGGGAAATACTTCACCTTTAAGTCTCCTGAAAAGATTCGGGAGATGATTGGCTCGGGCGTCCCGGCTGGGAAGAAGCCCGTGATAACCTATTGCAACAGCGGTCGCGATGCGACCGTGGGCTACCTCGCCTATCGCATCGCGGGCTTTCAAGACGTCTCCGTATACGACGGCTCCATGGCGGAGTGGGGAAATGATGCCACGTGTCCCGTGGCGGAAGGTGAAGAGTAA